CTTGTTTTAATCCGAAATGAAAGTCTCAACTGCCGAACCGTTCCAAATAATTTATTCATTGTTTGAGCATGAATACCTTGGGTATCTTTTTGAATCTTATGTGGTTCAGTTAGATGCTAATGGTAGACTTACGTTCAAGCATCAGAATATTTCTTCAAAGAATGCAGAGGAGTTTTCAGCGGGTTTAAATGAAGTAGACTTTAAATTAATACATCTTACTGATAGCATTCAACAGGATGCAATTCTTAAGAAGTTTTACAATAAAAAAGTTACTCCGGCAGAATTTTTTCTTAAAGTATATAATAAAGATAAGGGAGATGCCCTGCTTCAGGAGGCCATAGGAGATTATATTGAACACAGAAAGGCTGAAATCCTTGAGTTGCTTCATGATAAAATGGTCTTCGAAATGGGTAATGATGGTGAACCAACGTGGAAGCGTATTCATCTTGCTCCTGAGAAAGCTTCGGTATTGTTTCATTTCATGAGGAATGAAGACAATACACATTATTTTCCTACAATTAAGTATCAAGGGGAAAAGGTAGAGTTCCAGTATAAAAATGCGATCATCATTTGTAATTCACCGGCATGGCTGCTGGTAGGTGATAAAGTTTACAGCTTTAAAAAGGATGTAGACGGGAATAAATTAAAACCTTTCCTTAACAAGAAATTCATAGTGGTACCAAGAAAGATGGAAGATACCTACTATGAAAAGTTTGTAACGCCCCTTATTGCAACTTTTGATGTTCATGCGAAGGGCTTTCAGATTTTTGCGGAAGATTACGAGCCTAAACCAGTTATTACATTTACTGAGCTGGCAACAGCAGGCAAGAGCCTGAACCTGTTCAATGCTGGTTCCGGTGATGTTGAAGTGCAGGAAGCAGAGGATTGTAAAATTGTATTTAACCTTGCATTTCAGTATGGCAACTTTACATTTAACTCTGATGTCAACGGAAGTAATTATGTGAAGATGGAAAAGACCAAAGACTCTTATGTTTTTCATAAGGTAAAAAGGTCTATGGAGTGGGAAAAGTCAATTCTGGTTGAGCTGAGAGATCTTGGTCTTGAGCTGAAAAATGGCAAATTGATGCTTGAAAGATTTGAGGCGTTTTCCTGGATGAATCGCTACAGAGATGAGCTGGTTGCAAGAAATTTTGTTGTCAGACAAAACGTTAAAGATAACAAGAAGTATTTTGTTGGTGAGACCTCTATCAACTTAGAAGTTAAAGAGAACAATGATTGGTTCGATATACATGTTTCTGTAAAATTCGGTGATTTCGAAATTCCTTTCTTAAAACTTCGCAATTACATTTTAAAGAAAAAAAAGGAGTTTGTACTACCTAATGGCGAAATAGCTGTTATTCCTGAAGAATGGTTTACACAATATGCTGAGCTATTTGCTTTCATGGAAGATCCAAATGACGAAAATGACCTGAAGTTAAAGAAGCATCACCTTGCACTTGTTCAAGAGCTGCATAGTGGAAATCTTGCTAAGGTTACGATTAGTCAGAAGCTTGAAAAACTTAAGGAGTTTGAAGAGATTGAGGACCATCCAATTCCTTCGGGTTTCCTTGGTGAGCTAAGGCCTTATCAGAAAGCGGGCTACAATTGGATGCAGTTTCTTTACAAGTATAAGTTCGGAGGCTGTCTTGCAGATGATATGGGTCTTGGAAAGACAGTTCAGACATTAGCATTTCTTCAGTCATTAAAAGAAAGCGGAGCAACAAGTGCGACTTTGCTTATAATGCCGACATCTTTGTTATATAACTGGGAGATGGAGGCCCGTAAGTTCACTCCTTCCTTAAGAATATTGAATTATACAGGAACAGGAAGAGATAAAAATGTTGAGCAGTTTGAATCCTATGATCTTATTCTTTCTTCCTACGGAACAGTAAGAATTGATATAGAGCATCTGAAAAATTACTATTTTAACTATATCATACTCGACGAATCACAGGCGATAAAAAATCCTGACAGCAATATTGCCAAAGCGGTTCGTGATCTTAAATCTTCACACCGACTTATTCTTACCGGTACTCCTATTGAAAATAGTACAATGGACTTATGGTCACAGATTAGCTTTGCCAATCCAGGTTTATTAGGTAGTCAGTCTTTCTTCAGAAATGAATTCCTTAATCCGATCGAGAAGAAAAGAGATGATGGGAAGATCAAAAGATTATATTCTATCATAAAGCCTTTTATCCTAAGAAGACAAAAGTCTCAGGTAGCAAAAGACCTTCCGGAAAAAATTGAGAACGTTAAATTCTCCCGTATGACAGCCTCTCAGGAAGCCGAATATGAAAAGGTAAAGTCAAGCTATAGAAACATGATCCTTGAGTCTATAGAAGAGAAGGGCGTAGGCAATTCTCAGTTCCTGCTACTTCAGGGTCTTACAAAGTTAAGACAACTTGCCAATCATCCTTTGATGGTGGATGAGAACTATGATGGAGATTCCGGCAAGATGGAAGACGTGCTTTATATGCTTGAAAACGCCATTAGCAAGAATCACAAAATACTTATCTTTAGTCAGTTTGTAAAGCATCTTAGTATCCTCAGGAACTACCTTGATGAAAAGAAGGTAACTTACGCTTATCTTGATGGTTCTACCAAAGACAGAAAAGCTCAGGTTGATTATTTCCAGGACAATGAAGAGGTGCGAGTATTTCTGATAAGTCTGAAAGCCGGTGGTGTTGGTCTTAACCTGACAGCTGCAGACTATGTGTTTATCCTTGATCCTTGGTGGAATCCCGCAATTGAAGCCCAGGCAGTAGACAGAGCTTATAGAATAGGTCAAAAGAATAAAGTATTTACCTACAAGTTTATTTCTCAGAACACGGTAGAAGAAAAAATTCTAAACCTTCAGAAGAATAAGTTGAAGCTGGCTGAAGAGCTTATTACCACAGAAGAAAGTTTTGTGAAGAACCTGTCGAGAGAAGACATACAGTCGATATTTGACTAATGGAAGTTAAAAGTTAAGAGTAGAAAGTTCCAAGCATTGTAAAGCATAAAGTTGTATGCATAAAGCGAAAAGCTTTTCCTCAAATAGAATCCATTTACTGGTGTTTACCTGTCGATTGGTAAGCATTAACTTTTGTCTGAATTATTCTTAGTTAAAGACATTTTAACTTTAAGACATTAAGTAATCTCAGCATTAGAAACTTTTAACTTTCAACTTTTTACTTTCCGCTTACAAAGAAATATCAACTCCTTTTCTCCAAGCCCATATTTAACAGCAGCTGCATTCCCCACTTCTTCGGCCACATCAATTATTGAAACATCAAAACCTCCTCTTTGAAGGCTTTCATGGAAGTCTTTCCCATGTTTTCTAAAGATTTCCTGGTCCTCTGCATTGGACAATTCGGAACCTTCAAGAGTGGCTGAAATATCATTATAGATTTTAGTCATAATAATCACAGAGCCATCTGGTTTTATTACTCTTCTTAACTCTGATAATGCCTTTACCTCATCAGGAACATGCCCTAGAACATGACTACAGATAATAACATCAAAATGGTTGTCAGGAAAATCAATGGATTGTATGTCAACTTGCTTCATAGCAACCTGAGGATTGATATCTCCAGAGATATAGTGAAGGTTTTTCATTTTGCGGAATATTTTTTCCAGTCTGTTTTCCGGAGCAAAATGAAGTACGGCTAACTGATCATGAAAGAAATTTGTTTTATCTCTCAGATAAAGATATAGTACCCTGTTCCTCTCCAGGGTATTGCAGGAAGGACAAGCGGCATTTTCTCTTTTTACCTTTCCATAAGGAAGAAATTTTGTAAAGCTTTTATTGCAGCAGACACATGTTACTTTAGATCCGGAATAAAAATAACCTCTTATGGAGAATCTTATGTAATGAAGTTTTATCCGGGTTTTTTCGGAGAGGATAGATTTATAGATCTTCTTTATTATGAGCAACATTGACCAGAGACAAGAATTGAATTGTTAAGTTACTCGAAAGATCATCAAAAACGAAGCAATATGTGTTTTTAAACCAAATTTTAAGACAGCAATTATTGGTTCAGACTTCTAAGAATATCTTTAATAATTGGGGCTCCCAGGCCAGGTATAAAATATTCGATAAAATAATTAGAATTTTTTCGATTGTGGTTTGTGTATGAAAAAGTTGAAGTCCTGAAGTGGCATAACGATTTCCCTTGAAACTCATTTTTTATAGGGAAAGCAACGTACTGCTGCTGTTTATTAATATGGCTTTTAAATACTATTTTTTTTGAATATAAAAAATCATACTGATTCTTTATAAAAAAATTGTCATTAGAGTTTATCGTTTGAGACTGTACCCTGGCAGCAAAAAATAAGCTTATATAAATAATAGATACGATTTTTTTCATGGCTGTAAAAACCTGAATATAGGTATATATAAATATAAGTCCTTTTTTGTTAAAAGGTTACAAGTTTTGTTTTAAAATTCTATATTAATAAGAGGCAAGAGGGTCCATTAAACAACACCTAACGGATCATTTTATTTATTACCGGTTTTCCTTCCAGATTAAAGTCTCCCTCCAGATCAACCCAGGACTTGCAGCCGCCATACTCAGGTAGCAATGCAATAGTTTGAGGTTCGTTCAGTTTGTATATCTGGACAATCAGCAGATGTGCTCTTTTCTCCCATCTCTCAAAGCGTTCTTTGATAATAGATTCGTTCCAGGCATGGAAGGGAAATAACTTTGCAAGCTTATCCCATTCAGTTATAATTCTGCTGTCTGCAATTTCAGCAAAATACTCAATCCTTACCTTATCCTGTTCTTTATGAAATTTTTCAGGATCAAAAGCTTCAAACCAGTCACTTTTAACCAGGTCCTTTGCCTGATGGAACAGGGTAGGGAACAGTAAGAATTTTTTTGATTTAATTTCAAAATCAGAACCTTCTTCATGGATTCCTCCTTTACGTATGATGATGTTCTGTTTGCCTGTTCCAAGTGCTTCCACTATGTAGGACCATTCTTTAAATGCAGGAGTCATGATTTAAACTTTATAAGATGTTTACGAAAACTTAAGCATTAATTTTAGGCAATCGTTCTATAATGCAAGAATAAAAATAATAGAGGAAATGCAGATTTAAGTATTTTTATTCTCTAATTTATTTTTGAAATAGTAAGTTTGATTCATTAATACCTGTTCATCAAAACATTGAAAGATATCATCATCATAGGCGGAGGGCTCGCTGGGCTCATTAATTCTATATGTCTTGCAGATAAGGGATACAGTGTTTTGGTGATAGAAAAGAAAGAATATCCTTTCCATAAAGTCTGCGGAGAATATATCTCAAACGAAGTAAAGCCTTTTCTACTTTCAATAGGACTAAATCTTTCTGACCTCTGCCCATCTGAGATCAGCAGGCTTAAGGTTACTAGTCCTCTGGGGGCAGAAATAAATATGCACCTTGAGCTTGGCGGATTCGGGCTCAGTCGTTATAAGCTTGATTATGCTTTGTATGAACTTGCAATATCAAAAGGAGTAAATTTTCTCTTAAAAAGCCAGGTTGAAGATGTAATCTTTGAAAGAAATATCTTCAATGTAAAACTTCAGGATGGCTCTGGCAACTTGGCACATCTTGTAGTGGGTAGTTTTGGAAAAAGATCAAACCTCGACAGACAATTCAACCGTAAGTTTTTCTTTAAAAGGTCACCTTACATAGGAGTAAAATACCATATCAGAACTGACTTTCCTGATGATCTTATAGCTTTGCACAACTTCAAAGACGGGTACTGTGGTATATCAAAAATTGAAGATGATAAGTATTGCCTTTGTTATCTTAGTTCAAGAAGTAATCTGAAAGAGCATGGAAATATTGAGGATATGGAGAGAGAGGTCCTTTTCAGGAACAAGCATTTGAAAGTCATTTTT
This window of the Sporocytophaga myxococcoides genome carries:
- a CDS encoding DUF1802 family protein; the encoded protein is MTPAFKEWSYIVEALGTGKQNIIIRKGGIHEEGSDFEIKSKKFLLFPTLFHQAKDLVKSDWFEAFDPEKFHKEQDKVRIEYFAEIADSRIITEWDKLAKLFPFHAWNESIIKERFERWEKRAHLLIVQIYKLNEPQTIALLPEYGGCKSWVDLEGDFNLEGKPVINKMIR
- a CDS encoding NAD(P)/FAD-dependent oxidoreductase, whose protein sequence is MKDIIIIGGGLAGLINSICLADKGYSVLVIEKKEYPFHKVCGEYISNEVKPFLLSIGLNLSDLCPSEISRLKVTSPLGAEINMHLELGGFGLSRYKLDYALYELAISKGVNFLLKSQVEDVIFERNIFNVKLQDGSGNLAHLVVGSFGKRSNLDRQFNRKFFFKRSPYIGVKYHIRTDFPDDLIALHNFKDGYCGISKIEDDKYCLCYLSSRSNLKEHGNIEDMEREVLFRNKHLKVIFENSDFLYKKPEVINEISFEKKEAVYDHLLFCGDAAGMISPLCGNGMAMAIHSAKILSELISLNFVNSSLNRKLIEDQYSRKWNEMFSTRLFLGRQIQKIFGQDLMTELSLQFLNSVKPLSRRLIKMTHGEPF
- a CDS encoding class I SAM-dependent methyltransferase, which gives rise to MLLIIKKIYKSILSEKTRIKLHYIRFSIRGYFYSGSKVTCVCCNKSFTKFLPYGKVKRENAACPSCNTLERNRVLYLYLRDKTNFFHDQLAVLHFAPENRLEKIFRKMKNLHYISGDINPQVAMKQVDIQSIDFPDNHFDVIICSHVLGHVPDEVKALSELRRVIKPDGSVIIMTKIYNDISATLEGSELSNAEDQEIFRKHGKDFHESLQRGGFDVSIIDVAEEVGNAAAVKYGLGEKELIFLCKRKVKS
- a CDS encoding DEAD/DEAH box helicase encodes the protein MKVSTAEPFQIIYSLFEHEYLGYLFESYVVQLDANGRLTFKHQNISSKNAEEFSAGLNEVDFKLIHLTDSIQQDAILKKFYNKKVTPAEFFLKVYNKDKGDALLQEAIGDYIEHRKAEILELLHDKMVFEMGNDGEPTWKRIHLAPEKASVLFHFMRNEDNTHYFPTIKYQGEKVEFQYKNAIIICNSPAWLLVGDKVYSFKKDVDGNKLKPFLNKKFIVVPRKMEDTYYEKFVTPLIATFDVHAKGFQIFAEDYEPKPVITFTELATAGKSLNLFNAGSGDVEVQEAEDCKIVFNLAFQYGNFTFNSDVNGSNYVKMEKTKDSYVFHKVKRSMEWEKSILVELRDLGLELKNGKLMLERFEAFSWMNRYRDELVARNFVVRQNVKDNKKYFVGETSINLEVKENNDWFDIHVSVKFGDFEIPFLKLRNYILKKKKEFVLPNGEIAVIPEEWFTQYAELFAFMEDPNDENDLKLKKHHLALVQELHSGNLAKVTISQKLEKLKEFEEIEDHPIPSGFLGELRPYQKAGYNWMQFLYKYKFGGCLADDMGLGKTVQTLAFLQSLKESGATSATLLIMPTSLLYNWEMEARKFTPSLRILNYTGTGRDKNVEQFESYDLILSSYGTVRIDIEHLKNYYFNYIILDESQAIKNPDSNIAKAVRDLKSSHRLILTGTPIENSTMDLWSQISFANPGLLGSQSFFRNEFLNPIEKKRDDGKIKRLYSIIKPFILRRQKSQVAKDLPEKIENVKFSRMTASQEAEYEKVKSSYRNMILESIEEKGVGNSQFLLLQGLTKLRQLANHPLMVDENYDGDSGKMEDVLYMLENAISKNHKILIFSQFVKHLSILRNYLDEKKVTYAYLDGSTKDRKAQVDYFQDNEEVRVFLISLKAGGVGLNLTAADYVFILDPWWNPAIEAQAVDRAYRIGQKNKVFTYKFISQNTVEEKILNLQKNKLKLAEELITTEESFVKNLSREDIQSIFD